A window of the Archocentrus centrarchus isolate MPI-CPG fArcCen1 chromosome 9, fArcCen1, whole genome shotgun sequence genome harbors these coding sequences:
- the osmr gene encoding leukemia inhibitory factor receptor: MINVRKSFFIWFGWYLIFSKPSSECCIDTGCYLPKPNITHLKAINDKQSLVVSWLVKPSGFVAEVYDIQISRTEKHVIIYNKNVSVYPGDSAEHKWTWISDLPLECVDHSVRIRYYNQSVQSPWSSWVTNYGVEAKGKTRIFPSRRVLREGSSAMFCCVPPTGVNITSMTFRNEQYPFMSIGARVKAITVNNLTIPKVLIKHLLLSCFDTTGKSSHVLNYISFPPQKPRNLSCATLDMVTVTCTWDSARKQDPYDRNSQIYTLHIENSDQAPVNCKKSSCTFPAVPHLEEYNISVMVKDKLGEEVECYSFNISDRVFPVVTLLEVNPGVTDATASWCIHANLTQMNLLCQVATVPLDTIQLGCSNSASGVCKAKLEHLFPNTNYSIRVRCTISGRLWGEWTQSKVFTTYPLVYLDLWRSINPLSNSHHRQVTLLWNPHIVGTATTVNIQGYTVKWSQEGQTVSKDSRQSLVEVSIGPEKCNFTVQAVLPTGSSIPAHISIPPAGHTENLLMQKRLDSTTVGGFNLTWEEQSIATCGYTVEWCMLGNAVPCTLQWLKVPEGNSTLFLHARHFRVGYRYTFNIYGCTDNGDKLLEIQTGYSQELKFVQSPSLVEPVQSTSSSVTLEWHYNEEDPTQPAFITGYLVTVQEAGSVSLPDLFNVSVADPHMKSVTIEGLKQNTGYTCTVSALTKEGPGLPANITIRTKTNYSLLMLKILTPIFLLLGCTVLLWPQRKILKSGLKEIFVYPAFMNIKAPEFESFLHKTDQWLQSQKPEECISCDIEILNVRPPLNERTTLRDSELAEAPCSPSSQSLLSSSSPSCMLLEANYCPQSATQSLDKPASQQVTSIVNRSYLYTLKEGYPEPPKLVFGEIRPMFEATDCPLESCEVIYGYIANDSL; encoded by the exons ATGATAAATGTCAGGAAATCCTTTTTTATCTGGTTTGGGTGGTATCTTATATTTTCCAAGCCGAGCAGTGAATGTTGCATTGATACTG GCTGTTATCTGCCAAAACCAAACATCACTCATCTGAAAGCTATTAATGACAAGCAAAGCCTTGTGGTAAGCTGGTTGGTAAAGCCCAGCGGTTTCGTGGCTGAAGTTTATGACATCCAGATCAGCCGCACAGAAAAGCACGTTATTATTTACAAT aaaaatgtgagtgtgtaCCCCGGAGATTCAGCTGAACACAAATGGACGTGGATCTCTGATCTGCCTCTAGAGTGTGTCGATCACTCGGTCAGGATACGATACTATAATCAGTCTGTCCAGAGTCCATGGAGCAGCTGGGTAACCAACTATG GAGTCGAAGCAAAGGGCAAGACCAGGATTTTCCCCTCCAGACGTGTGCTGAGGGAGGGCAGCAGTGCCATGTTCTGCTGTGTTCCCCCAACAGGAGTGAATATCACAAGCATGACCTTCAGGAACGAGCAGTACCCTTTTATGAGCATTGGAGCCAGAGTCAAAGCTATTACTGTAAACAACCTCACCATCCCAAAAGTATTAATTAAACATTTGTTACTCAGTTGCTTTGACACAACAGGCAAGAGCAGTCATGTCTTGAATTATATCAGTT TTCCTCCCCAGAAGCCCAGAAACCTCAGCTGTGCAACCTTAGACATGGTAACTGTCACTTGCACCTGGGATTCAGCCAGAAAGCAAGACCCATATGATCGCAACAGTCAAATATATACTCTCCATATCGA GAACTCAGACCAGGCTCCCGTCAACTGTAAGAAATCATCCTGTACTTTTCCAGCTGTGCCACACCTGGAAGAATACAACATCAGTGTGATGGTGAAGGACAAGCTAGGAGAGGAAGTGGAATGCTATAGCTTCAACATCTCTGATAGAG TGTTTCCTGTTGTGACGTTGCTTGAAGTGAACCCTGGGGTGACAGATGCCACCGCGTCCTGGTGCATACATGCGAACTTGACTCAAATGAACCTCCTCTGTCAAGTTGCTACAGTCCCACTCGACACCATCCAG CTGGGGTGCAGCAACAGCGCGAGCGGTGTCTGCAAAGCCAAACTGGAACATCTGTTTCCCAACACTAATTACTCCATCAGGGTACGCTGCACCATCAGTGGCAGACTCTGGGGAGAATGGACACAATCGAAAGTCTTCACaacat ATCCACTGGTGTACTTGGACTTATGGAGAAGCATAAACCCGCTGTCTAACTCACACCACCGACAAGTTACTCTGTTGTGGAACCCA CATATTGTTGGCACAGCAACCACAGTAAACATACAAGGCTACACAGTTAAGTGGTCACAGGAAGGCCAAACAGTGTCAAAGGACAGCAGACAGAGCCTGGTGGAGGTGTCCATTGGTCCAGAAAAGTGCAACTTTACTGTCCAGGCTGTTCTTCCCACCGGCTCCTCCATCCCTGCCCATATCTCCATCCCACCAGCAGGTCACACAG aaAATCTCCTAATGCAGAAGCGTTTAGACAGCACCACAGTGGGTGGTTTCAATCTGACATGGGAGGAGCAGAGCATTGCTACCTGTGGCTATACTGTGGAGTGGTGCATGCTGGGAAATGCAGTCCCTTGCACTCTGCAGTGGTTAAAGGTACCAGAGGGAAACAGTACATTGTTCCTACATGCTA gacaTTTCCGAGTAGGTTACAGGTATACGTTTAATATTTATGGATGCACGGACAATGGAGATAAACTACTGGAGATACAGACTGGATACtcacaggagctca AATTTGTACAGTCTCCAAGTCTGGTTGAACCTGTTCAGAGTACTTCCTCTTCTGTGACACTGGAGTGGCATTACAATGAAGAGGATCCCACTCAGCCAGCATTCATCACTGGGTACCTGGTTACAGTGCAGGAAGCAGGATCTGTTTCACTGCCAG ATCTGTTCAATGTGTCAGTGGCAGACCCCCACATGAAGTCTGTGACCATAGAGGGTCTGAAGCAGAACACAGGGTATACTTGCACTGTGAGTGCTCTCACTAAAGAGGGGCCTGGGCTACCAGCCAACATCACCATCAGGACCAAAACCAACT ACTCTTTGCTCATGCTCAAGATACTAACTCCCATCTTTTTACTGCTGGGCTGCACCGTTCTCCTGTGGCCCCAAAGGAAAAT TCTGAAGAGTGGGCTGAAGGAGATATTTGTTTATCCTGCTTTTATGAACATTAAAGCTCCAGAGTTTGAAAGCTTCCTGCACAAG ACTGATCAGTGGCTGCAGTCTCAGAAGCCGGAGGAGTGCATCAGCTGTGACATCGAGATTTTGAATGTCAGACCTCCTCTAAATGAAAGAACCACATTGAGAGATTCTGAACTCGCGGAGGCACCGTGCTCTCCTAGTTCACAGTCCTTGCTTTCATCTTCATCACCTTCTTGCATGCTGCTCGAAGCAAATTACTGTCCACAGTCAGCCACTCAGTCCTTGGACAAACCAGCCTCGCAGCAAGTCACAAGCATTGTGAACAGGAGCTATTTATACACCTTGAAGGAGGGTTACCCCGAGCCACCTAAACTTGTATTCGGTGAAATTAGACCTATGTTTGAAGCTACTGATTGCCCCCTGGAATCATGTGAAGTCATATATGGTTATATTGCCAATGATTCTTTATAA